In a genomic window of Saccharothrix sp. HUAS TT1:
- a CDS encoding molybdopterin oxidoreductase family protein, whose protein sequence is MTASASIDTTRVDTHCPYCALQCAMSLDNGKVSPREFPTNRGGLCQKGWTSAELLTSPARLTTPLVRRDGELRPATWDEALDLVAAKLAELRRVHGPDSVGVFGGGGLTNEKSYLLGKFARVALGTSQIDYNGRFCMSSAAAAGLKAFGLDRGMPFPVTDLDHADAILLVGSNPAETMPPFVQHLKNAELIVIDPRRTPTAELATLHLQPAPGTDLALALGLLHTAVADGHLDQAYLDERTTGFADAWRVAATWWPERVERVTGVPVADQRAAVRVLAEAANAYVLTGRGTEQHASGADTVSAWINLALALGLPGVKGSGFGCLTGQGNGQGGREHGQKADQLPGYRKITDPADREHVMNVWGVDELPGPGRSAYELLDALGRPGGPKALLVFGSNVVVSAPRSQHVADRLAALDLLVVADLVLSETAAVADVVLPVTQWAEESGTMTNLEGRVLLRQVAVAPPEGVRSDLDVLRGLATRLGQPAERFPTEPEVVFEELRLASEGGAADYSGVTYERLRNGEALHWPVVRESTPRPFLDRFAHPDGLARFVPVEHRGPAEPPDAEYPLQATTGRVLQHYQSGAQTRLVPELNRAEPEAYVEVHPDTATRAGLADGAMAAVVSRRGRTAARVRCVPSMRIDVVFLPFHYAGEGRANLLTNPVLDPTSRMPEFKVCAVRLESL, encoded by the coding sequence GTGACCGCCTCCGCGAGCATCGACACGACCAGGGTCGACACGCACTGCCCGTACTGCGCGCTGCAGTGCGCCATGTCCCTCGACAACGGCAAGGTGTCGCCCCGGGAGTTCCCGACCAACCGGGGCGGCCTGTGCCAGAAGGGCTGGACGTCGGCCGAGCTGCTGACCTCGCCCGCCCGGCTCACCACGCCGCTGGTCCGCCGCGACGGCGAGCTGCGCCCGGCCACCTGGGACGAGGCCCTGGACCTCGTCGCCGCCAAGCTCGCGGAACTCCGGCGGGTCCACGGCCCCGACTCGGTCGGCGTGTTCGGCGGCGGCGGGCTGACCAACGAGAAGTCCTACCTGCTCGGCAAGTTCGCCCGGGTCGCGCTGGGCACGTCCCAGATCGACTACAACGGCCGGTTCTGCATGTCGAGCGCCGCCGCCGCGGGCCTGAAGGCGTTCGGGCTGGACCGGGGGATGCCGTTCCCGGTCACCGACCTCGACCACGCGGACGCGATCCTGCTGGTCGGCAGCAACCCGGCGGAGACCATGCCGCCGTTCGTGCAGCACCTGAAGAACGCCGAGCTGATCGTCATCGACCCCCGGCGCACGCCCACCGCCGAGCTGGCCACCCTACACCTGCAGCCCGCGCCCGGCACGGACCTCGCGCTGGCGCTCGGCCTGCTGCACACCGCCGTCGCCGACGGCCACCTCGACCAGGCGTACCTGGACGAGCGCACCACCGGCTTCGCGGACGCCTGGCGCGTCGCCGCGACGTGGTGGCCGGAACGGGTCGAGCGGGTCACCGGCGTGCCGGTGGCCGACCAGCGGGCCGCGGTCCGCGTCCTGGCCGAGGCCGCCAACGCCTACGTCCTCACCGGCCGCGGCACCGAGCAGCACGCCAGCGGCGCGGACACCGTGTCGGCGTGGATCAACCTGGCCCTGGCGCTCGGCCTGCCCGGCGTGAAGGGCTCCGGCTTCGGCTGCCTGACCGGCCAGGGCAACGGCCAGGGCGGCCGCGAGCACGGCCAGAAGGCCGACCAGCTGCCCGGCTACCGCAAGATCACCGATCCGGCGGACCGCGAGCACGTGATGAACGTCTGGGGCGTGGACGAGCTGCCCGGACCCGGCCGCTCGGCCTACGAACTCCTCGACGCCCTCGGCCGACCGGGCGGGCCGAAGGCGCTGCTGGTGTTCGGCAGCAACGTCGTCGTCTCCGCGCCGCGCTCGCAGCACGTCGCCGACCGCCTGGCGGCGCTGGACCTGCTGGTCGTCGCCGACCTGGTGCTGTCGGAGACGGCCGCGGTCGCCGACGTCGTGCTGCCGGTCACGCAGTGGGCCGAGGAGAGCGGCACGATGACCAACCTCGAAGGCCGCGTCCTGCTCCGCCAGGTGGCCGTGGCGCCGCCGGAGGGCGTGCGCAGCGACCTGGACGTGCTGCGCGGCCTGGCCACCCGGCTCGGCCAGCCCGCCGAGCGGTTCCCGACCGAGCCCGAGGTGGTGTTCGAGGAGCTGCGCCTGGCGTCCGAGGGCGGCGCGGCCGACTACTCCGGCGTCACCTACGAGCGCCTGCGCAACGGCGAGGCGCTGCACTGGCCGGTCGTGCGGGAGAGCACCCCCCGCCCCTTCCTGGACCGCTTCGCCCACCCCGACGGCCTGGCCAGGTTCGTCCCGGTCGAGCACCGCGGTCCGGCCGAGCCGCCGGACGCCGAGTACCCGCTGCAGGCCACCACCGGCCGGGTGCTGCAGCACTACCAGTCCGGCGCGCAGACCCGGCTGGTGCCCGAGCTGAACCGGGCCGAGCCCGAGGCTTACGTGGAGGTCCACCCGGACACCGCGACCAGGGCCGGCCTGGCCGACGGCGCGATGGCGGCCGTGGTGTCGCGGCGCGGTCGGACCGCGGCCCGGGTGCGCTGCGTGCCGTCCATGCGGATCGACGTGGTGTTCCTGCCCTTCCACTACGCGGGCGAGGGCCGGGCCAACCTGCTGACCAACCCGGTGCTGGACCCGACCAGCCGGATGCCCGAGTTCAAGGTGTGCGCGGTCCGATTGGAGTCGCTATGA